Sequence from the Argentina anserina chromosome 7, drPotAnse1.1, whole genome shotgun sequence genome:
ATCATAAAGCCAACAACCACTCCAATTGTAATTAACCAAATTTTGAAATCTTTAATTGTAAACAAGCTTGACCAGTGTCACTAACCACAACTAGCCAACTGCCTTGACATTATTTCCACACAGCATTTACTACAAGCTAATTGTAGTGAACATGAAATCGCCAAATCCATCTTCAATTGCAACAACTAAAACCAATATCACAAAACAAGTCATGTTCCACCAAATCCTATTAATTCCAATTTaaccaaaaatccaaaatGAACAGGATTCAATCATCCACAATTATGACCAAACTGAACATGAATCATTTATAATTCCTACAATCTCTTCTTCTGTTTTCACATACAGAGTTCACTCAAGTATAAAACCATTGGAAACATACCCAGAAAATTCCATGATTCCAAATTAACCAACTGGACAAAACCGTAGTAATATGCCTCCAATTTACCTAAATCAAATATAGAActccatatggcaagaagctTCAGTATGATTAAGCTGACTTCCCCATTCAAATGATACACATGCGTGAAACTATAGTAGCATTACACTAAAACTAAactttgaattcaaattgGAATGCTATCTTGGTAATAGCAAAAGATGACTTTATCATGCCGAACTTCCAGTTCTTTCTTGACTTTCCAGCAACCCACCAGCACAAACACCCTATGACTCACACAACCAATTACTGAATTGGAATCAAACTCCAAGACCCCGACTTTTCCTTAAATCACCAATCTTGGAGTTCTGCTCCTAAGATACTCTCAGCCCTTCAACCCGCATAAACAGAAGCAGCTATGCCTCACCGAAGTCGTCAAGTCGTTAGAGACATCAGAGTCGTACACTGGAACCTCTGGCTCTTATGATCGGAGGTGTCACCAAAGATTGAGAAATTGATCAAGGTTTGCAGAAAAGGGCTTCCCCGATAATCCTTTGATCTACCCGATCTGTGGTTGCATAGTGGATTAAGAACTATGGACATAGAGAGAATGACAGAGAGACGGCGTGGTGGTAGTTCGCCGTCAGGAGGAGGTCGGACGTCGTTGCAGTATGAGGAGGAGGGCGGAGCAGTGAGAGCTTTTCTCTCTGTTCTgtttatatccttatttataCTTATTTCCAAAAATGCCCAATTACGTTCTTAATTCGTAACTTCtacatacgaactccgatttaggcgtgccgcatgtccacaaattcgtatcgacgagccctacgactttcgtgaatgaagttttcccgTAAAACTTACGCCtcgaaaagtcaacttttagagtcgtcaCACTTAGTACGACTCTTGTTCCGAGTAAAAGATTAAACTAATATCGCCACGAATCACAAAAGATTCGGGTCGTAATaggcggtggagaagagagaaaaaaaatctatggctctaaaagttcgtgataacgtgtttcaggatgaaataattatgtattattgaatgatatgggggcctatatataggcattacaaaaccacaatctcgtagaattcagagtcctaatctattacggagatgctaatctatctcctaacatgaaacctattaaggctaagacatacacaatggtagaataataattctcccggaacaaaaaCCAATATGTAGGAGGCCACTTGGTTTGAAATTTGACCTCACAACATGCAAGTTGTACGTCGCCGATGTCTATTTTGGGCTTCTAAAGATGAGACCAAATGGTGGAGCAACTCTTGTACTTACAAGAACTAAGATTTTGGTGATCGTGAAAATATCGAGGATCtaaacaattaaaattttagaaaataattaagaaaattaatgaaaaattaattaaaaatatggaaattttgaaCTACTATATTATATTCTTGGACGGTGTGGACATTGATCGCCAAACTGGGATGATCTACTTTACAAACACCAATGTTATTTATCAGAGATGGAACTTGTTCTGACTGATGGTGATAAAACTGGAAGGTTAATGTGATATGATCTGTCGACAAAGAATGTGACAGTGTTGCTTCATGGCTTGTCTTTCGCATATGGGGTGGCACTAAGCAAAGATGGTGATTGTGTGGTAATCACACAAACCACTGCAAAGAACATTTTGAGGTATTGTCTTCGAGGGCCCAGAGCCAACACTGTTGATATTTTCTTCCAACAGCATGGAGCCCCAGACAACATTAACATAAACATATATTGATGGAGAGTTTTGGGTAGCAGAAAATAGTGCTGGAAAAGGTCAAGCCATCAAACTTGACGCGGAAGGAATTTTTCTTGATGTGGTAGATGGACTTAACCCGGTCATGTCGAGCAGCGTTACAGAAAGGATATGTGGACCGTAGTTAATAACTTTGTTGGAGTTATTCTTAATTTTGTTTGAACTATTAGACAAAATACTTGTTACTCTTTACACTTTATCCCTATAAACAATTTTGTCATCTAcctttttcaaattaaactggTTAGTCCATAATCTCTCATTTATCAATAGTATAGTCAATTTCATCACAAGATGgtcaattaaattaataaaatgacTAAAAGACCTcagttaaaattaattttctttttctcttttgttttttcccTGTATGTTTCCtttttctctgtttttcttgttccGGGAGTTGTCATAGAtgaacatgcatatataagtATCCCACTAGATCCACCGCGCCTTTGCCACTCTAAATGAAACTCAATTCTTGATATTGTTTCACTCTTCAGAAAAATCCGCACATCTACGACATTAAAGATGAATGGGAAAACAAGAGAGATTGGGAAAGCGAGAGGTGAGAGAatgtaaaataaaacttaGAAAGGAAGACAAAAAGGTAGCTACGTGTTTCTTAAGACTCGTTACTCATTTGTGAGTGTGTGTGAAAGAGatggaaaaagagaaaaatgaaaaaaaaaacttaattttAAATGAGAGTGTTTTAGTCATTATAATGTAATTACATTTGCCACTTCAACGAAATTGACTTTATTGTTGAGAATTAAGAAATTATGGACTAACCAGTTTAATTTGAATAGTGGAgaacaaaaatatttttaggGATAAAGTTTAAGAAGTAACAAGTATTTTGTCCAATAATTAATGATGTAACTTCTACAGTTATACTCTTTGTTTCTTGTATATATCCAGTATTGTTattactttttttcttttgtattgaGTGAAGGTGCATATACGAAAATTAGCTTAATTCAATTAATGGAAGGAGTATGTTATTTACATTGTTGTTGCATATATGCAAGTCATCATAATTATACGACATTAAAAATTTGATGTCACGAGGCATGAAGCGAAAAATGATTGcaaatttttcttttaacaTTCATCTTAAACACTCGGTTGGGTTCTAGAAGAAGTAATAATATTGATATAGTTGAATAGTTCCCATGATTTTTCGAAGCATGCTTGCAACCTTTATATATTGCTTCGTCTTCAGCTTTATCAGGTCATCAAAACCTTATCGGCTTATCGCTTCTACTTCGACCTTCATAATTTTCTAGTTTAGGGGTAAGCCTGCTGCTAAGATTAGTTTCTCAGGTAGTAATGGTGTTCATTTAGACACATCACACATATATACTATGAAGACTGTAATTAATCTTTTaggatctctctctctctctctctctctctctctctctctctctctctctctctctctctctctctctcaatgcAGATTAAAAATTCGTACATATGCAAGTTTTGACATTCATGAAGATCAAACTCCGATCCACATCATGATATCGAGCATTAGTGATTTAGTGCATTACTAGCTAGTAGTTCACAAAAACTAGCTATCTAGATGCTGATCTTTTAACAAGGCAACTGATCGATGTGAGAAGCTAGCACGTCTGTCACCCCAAATTAAAGTCCTTGAAGCCATTGCACTGACTCTCGAGTGAATCTTTCAGTTTCTTCAAAGTTTTAGCATCTTTAGAAGTCAACACGGGAGCCTTTGAAATCTCGACTTTCTGTTTCAGCAACCTATCAACCGCAATTTCATGTTCATCTATGGAAAGACGAAGGTTATCCATCCGCTCCTCCAATCGTTCTTGCTCTCTTTTCAGCTTCTCTCTACGGTTCTCTAGAGAAGCTAGGCGATCGCGTAGCGATTCATAGTTACATTTTTCAGCTGTTTGAAGATTAAAGACTCTGTCCAGACGAGATTTATTGTCAGCCAACCGCTGATGCTGTACCTCAGGAGTTATCTTCCTAGAGAAAGCAGACTGCATCGAATTGTAACTAGCAATATCCATCATGAGCTTATCAACCTTGACCTTTACCGGTGAAGGATCAATCCCATACTCGGTAAAGGCAGCAATGAATTTTTCAAGTTCCACTTTGAATAATGGAAGCCGCTCTATGGGATTCTTTAGCACAATCTGCTTGATGTGTTCCAGCAACTTCGATGTTGCTTTCCGGCGAATTTTATAGATTATATGCTCTGCATCAATATTGTTTAGGTCAGATGGAACATCCTTGGAAGGGGATATCTTATTGGCGTGTTCAATTGAACTTTCCCTCATGCACAACCCTGTAGGACAAAGCAAACATGCATTTTCAAACTTATataagtaaataaataatacacATACATCGAAGCTAGGTTATAAGGGGTTTAAGGTTTCGGATTGCACTTACTTCCAAAGCCAGGACATGAAGCATGTATGGATTCTGATTTTTCCCCTTTCATTTCCATGAGCAAGCTAGGACATCGATATCGTCTATAATTTATCCTTGCACAAACTAAGGTAAGTCATCCACAGCAAAAGAAGGAAATGAGGAGTTTAGTTAGGGCATTTGGACGTTCATCTCCAATTGAAGCTAAGGTCTTACATAGAGAAAGACGAAGAAATATAAATTTGTAATACGTATGTACCTTAGCTTCCTTCAAGAACTAAGAGGGTCAGAATTCATGTCAGGATCGAGAATCGAATAACCTGCAGGTGGTTTAGATGCCGTCTTTCAATCCTTCGAAATAAATCGTCTGAATTTGTAAAAGTAGCAGCGACAGGAAAACcccaaaccctaaccctaagcATTAGATCGTTTGAAAGAAGAGCATAATTAACAAGTGCAATAGGATGGATCGTTCTGCACGAAGAATACAATGTCAAAACGTCAGAAATATAAATGTGTAACAATACGGATATGTACATCAGTACGTGATGGTAGAATTAGGATGGAGTGAATGTATGTGGTCTCACGAGAGTACCTGAAATTAACATCGGATCCTGAAGAATTAACCTGACGTCTAGAAATTAACAAGATCGAGCTTTTTTCTGAACAGAACCGCAGTtgtatttcacattttcacaACTGATCCAAACTGAACAAATCATACCAATTCTATGCGCCTTGATTTGAGGACATTTGTTACGGTccaatattaattatattgTTTTGGACCTCTCTCCAGTTTGGCCCCGAGGTGATTCTTCAAAAATATGCGTCTGCAAATTTAATTAGCAGCTGCTTTTAAAGTTAAATTTTACGGCTTTCATAATCTACATAAATGCAACTTTTGAGTTCGTGAACTTAGGAAATAAGATGATTTACCAAACACCTTAATCagattatttgagaatttaagcTCATAATCTATACAAAACTTGGGTCAACTCAGtctttgacaaaaaaaaagagtctTATATAGCTGATGTCGTTTTGTTTCATTGAATGTTGTCGTTTTGTTTATCAGATAGGAAGCTACTAGCTACTTTGAGTCCATTTACTTTGATGCGAGCGAATGAAAGAAGGGGAACCCTTGTCTCGTGGAATATCAAAACTGCTCCTCTACACAAGTAGTGGTGAAAATGACTCGAGTTGAGCCGAATATTAGGTTGGTCATATTTGGCTTGTTTTCATTCGATTGAGTTCGAGCTAGgctaaattttgaattttgtttttcatattCAAGCTTAGCTCGGTTTGAAAAAGCTCGAGCTAGGCTTGGGTCGGCTAATTTTATTAGACGAGGTCGAACTGAAATTGAGCCGGCTTGaatcatataaaattaaaatttaaaattaagaaattaaaaagaaaatttaaaatctGATGTCATCGCATCACATAAAatccattttatttgtaataaactaaaaataacaaatcaaacttgtTATTGAATTTAAAGTCATTAACTAATCATTCTAGAAGAAGCATTTCAGCTCTTTCgaactaatattatatttttaatattatttatcatataaaactttatataaattactATAAAAGTTACTAAGTCAATTTTAATTAAGAAACGAGCCGAGCTTTTAACGAACTCGAGTTAGCTCACGAGCTAAATGAGTCGAAATAGCATAATACTTGTTGTTCAAGCTCGGCTCATTTTTAAGGTCGGGTATAATATTGCGCTCAAGCTCAGCTCATTTAACTTTACAAGCTCGAGCCAAATTGGTTAAAAAGCGAGCCGAACACGAGTTGAACATGAGTGGCTCAAGCCTACTTATAGCCAATCCACAAGAACTTGTTAAGCATTCTATTATTTTCCAGaaaatcacatatatatatatatatatatcttctattaaaataaaactagaaGAAAAGTTAGatggttaaatttttaaaatacCCATAGTGCCCCTAGTTTATTAAACTTCGAATTTAGCTAAATAAGATTTTGAGGGATATAATTGTAACTTTTTAAATAAAaggcaaaacaaaagaaatttttttacAGAGGAGATGGAGAAATAAAAGAGACGGTTGCGCCCACAATCGCTCTAAATTTCCTGGACACGAGACAGTTGATGGATACATTCAATTGCCGGATCTGTGAAAACAGAGTGAAAACAGAAAGGAAACTATAACATAGCATAGTACAATCCAAAAGGAGGAGAAAATTGTCAGATGAGGTAATtgcaccaattttttttcgtGTTTCAAGTTTCCGGATCAAAGCAGGAAATTTGCTTTGATCTTCGGGTAATTTCACTTTGCATTAATGGTTTGGGTAAATTTGATTCTGTTGtttctgtgtttctttcgcCAATGTTCTtcaatgtttttttctttcactcttTTATGGTTCATGCTTCCCGAAAACAATAAGATAACAAAGTAACTTTAATAAGTTTTGTTTAAAGGTTTGTGAATGGATAGTTTTCTGGCGTAATTTGTTTAGCTTTTGGTGTTCAATCCAATTATAGAGTTTTTGTTGCTCTGTTTTGACTGAATTTGAGTTTCACTTTTGCAGTTTGAGTTCAAATGGTTCACTTGAATAGTTGGTTCGTACAAGGCTGCAAATATTCCTTAAGTCCCCACTTCAATCGCCATTAATTGTTGCCAGTAAGTCCAGGTTTGGTCCGTTTGGATTATGGCAGCACCCATTGCATACTTGCTTAGAAGGGGTAATAATTGCTTACTTGAGCACGGTCTTTCCGCACACTCAAAGTACGGGCATGAAGTGAATTTTGTGTTAATTCTCTATGGAGATTTTATTAATAATTGCAATGTAATATTGTTCCTCATAACAAAGTAATAGAAGGGGTAATAATTGCTTACTTGAGCACGGTCTTTCCGCACACTCAAAGTACGGGCATGAAGTGAATTTTGTGTTAATTCTCGATGGAGGTTTTATTAATAATTGCAATGTAATATTGTTCCTCATAACAAAGTAAATGAAGAAGAAACTATATGCACACGCATGAGCGCAGCCCTTCTGCACGTGCATCGCACTGACATGAAAGCTAGTATATATAgagggagcttctattcatatatatataggaagtttctattcatacttcaaaaataatatttggaGTGGTAATTAGACATCTAATTTACATTGACAAACAATTAAACTGCTATTTAGActtctttaatttctttaaaatgcttatagtccaataaaatcaataaaactcTATTAAATACTTTAATAAATCATTCAATTGATTCAAACCTATTATAAATCTATCGAGTATCTCGAGCTAATTTTTTTAGAATCACAGTATACGTATAATtagcaaataaaatttatctATAATTTGTAACAATAAAATACATTCAAACggacaaatcacaataaattggaataataaaacAACTAAAAAAACATCTATAAAGTGAGAACAATATTTTTGTTTagatgcatgttaattatcaTAGTTTAGTTAGATGAGGGACGAGTCCGTTTGAATTATTAcggtaagaaaaaaaattgagagatCAAATATATGGTATTaagatttttttcttgtttattcTTATATTTGTATGTATTGGTAATTCACATCAGTTGACAAAATCAATACTACtttgaaaaaatgaagtttaAGTGCTATTTTAGGAGGTATGAATATATACTCCtataaatatattatcaaCATCTAATTAATATATCTATAGTACTATAAAGTGAGCATTcagaatttcatcaaattataaACTTCTAGATCTGTCCTTATATCACAAACTCTTACAAATAAACAACCAGAGATATGATggtaaaaaatagaaaataaaaaaagattaaATTTTATCTATTTTGCACCCACTAATCAGTAACACCTATTTTTCCACTACCTATTTTTCCACTCCCACACCATCATAACAGAAGATGACtttcaatatataaagttctTGAACATAGTAGACTAAGGTACTAGTATtacacagaaaaaaaaacaaaaactagaaATTTACGGTAGCCATAGCCTAAGAACACATAAgagagacaaaaaaaaaaacaggtacTTCAAAGAGGTCAAAGTTAAGAGTTCATGAAGTCTGTGACACATAAACATTGTACTCGACAATAGCGTCTCTTGTATTAGCATCAAACCAAACCGTATGAGCTAAAACATAGCCACGAGCAAACCGGAATAATCCGGTACCTCCAACAATCGGCATCTCCCTCACATCGTTTAGGACTGGATTCCTCCCAAGAATGCTAAGGCTGCTCCCCTTGTAGTTACCCTCCACAAACACAAAATTCATGACCATAAGAAATGCAGTTTCCTGTTGTGCCGCCACTGAGTAAAACCCTTGTGCTCGTCCGATGATCTTCGACGTGGGATCTTGCTTTTCAGTGAGTGCATCATCAATCATCAAGGTGGTACCGAAGCTGGAATTGTTTGGCGAACCAATAATTCTGACAGCAGTTGGAGTTTTGCCACTAAGAATGTCATGGAAGAAGAAATGGAGGTGGCTCGTTTCTGCTTTCTTTTGATCTGCCTTGAAGAATTGCCTAATTAGAACTCCATcaatggaaaagaaaagggtgGAGAAAATTGTGAAGAGAgtgaagaattgaaaagaagacatgataTATGGGTGGGTGAGAAATGGCATATTGAAGCAAATTTATTTGTAGTCATTTTAAAGGATTGGAAAGTGGCGAGGGgggtaaaagtaaaaaacaaaaagatggTTTTACATCACAATGCGATGGGTTGATTCATTTTCAATCAAACACTGGTTTTGTGTTAAAGCATAGCTTATTTAACCAATTTTCTGTTAGTGTTTCGCTTTCATCTTTTTGAAGCAAGAACAATGTCCAATCTCAAGTGCATCTTTTTCTTTAGTTAAAAAAATGTGCTCCGGGcttatctctaattttctctttatttttcaatGGCCCCATGGCCAGCCAAAAGCCTAGAAATGTGTATCAAATCCACCTACATCGATCATATAGGTTGAGATGACTTTCATATTTTCTCTTCGATCGTGGCTAAGGCTTGAATATGGGGATAACTTGTCATCGTCTCCATGATGAAAGAGATCTGCTGGCCGAAACATAGTCTTCTTCTCTGTAATAGGTATAGTCGTATAGACGATCAACAACCACATCCTCTTCTTTTATGATTTAACTTTTATTGGCATTAGTTGATGAgttgtttcaactttcaactaCCAATTATAAACGGCCCTATATATATGGTTGCTTCTCAACTTTTCTTCATGTGGTTAAAGCTTGAACATCATATACAgatatataattttgaaaacaatGGCCAACATGatgattagtttgatttgaaaaatatatatagtttgaatattttgaagtaaAATTTTATGTGCAACTTAAGCTAACGTTCCGTATGATAATAGAGAAATTTTTAGTGCTTACAGAAGTACCACATAAGAATGCATAGTGGTCATCCCTTCTAATCATGTTCTCATAATTCACAACTTCAAGAATGATGATAATTCAACTTCAACAAGGAAAGAAATGTATAGTTTGAGATAGAAGGATCCAAAGCTAGTATTAGCAAAGACAAACCAGAAATCAAGACAAACACGGCACCAAGGTGAGACGTGAAATTACCCGATCCCATTTTGACCTATCAAATCGTCTTGCGTCATGGCTACCATTGTTAAATATGCTCTAAGGACttgatagaaaaagaaatacaacACATGTACCACCAATTATAATTGAAACCATGAAATACGTACTGTATATCCAAGtttattttgaaatgaagTTCATGACATTTTGATTGAATGTCCCAAACAATTTCTCAAAAAGACATTAGAATTTGTTAAATCTTTAACCACGTACGCCACGAAATTTGTGTCACTTAATAATTTTTATGTAATGCAAACTGTATAGAATACTGGCAAACACGAAAAGCATGCTCCaaataaaaccctaaacccatcGGTTAAAGGTCGATCACAAGAAAAAACTTGTTGAGGATGGACGCTGTTTCAATGATCGGGAATAGCGTTGGAGACATTCATGACAAGTTTGATAAACTTTGCTGCTGTTTACCTTTGAAATATATTTTCCGCCCAAGTTTGCACTGGAAAGTCGACAAGTACAAACCTTGATTGGTCGATACAAGACGGCTTGATTAGCTGTCaacaatggtctaaatagcgTTTATTGAGATCGTATCGGTTGGGagaaaaaaagatatatcATGGATATATCAgaatatatcggatttatcaaatttgcttatttttaattaaatttaatatacttcaaaatataccaaattaacttgagaaattaataCTTATACTTCAAATTGTACCAATTAAacttaagaaaaaaatatttgattgttttttttaagaaacaaCGATATATTAAGAACGAAAAGATTACATAGAGTTGAGAAGAACCTCAACGTCGGGAGGGGAACCTCCAAACCAACTATAAGTAACACCACTCCTTATGGCTAACCCGTCAGCCCTATGAGCAACCACATTAGACTCTCTGTAAACATGATGAAAATAACAAGAGGGAATGTCATCCAAACTATCACAAATATCAACAACGATAACCCCAAAAGCAGAGACATCCATCAATAGGCTCTGAGTAGCCCGAACCAACTTAAGGCAATCCGACTCAAAAATAACAAGAGACAAACCTCTCTCCACAACAAAGGAACAAGCTAGCCTTCCTACTAAAGCCTCCACAACCTCAGGGCACGTAACATGGTCCACCCGACAACTAATTCCTCCCACTATAGCAGCAGTAgagtcatgaaaaacactcCTATACCTCCCTATTGTCGCCCAACATCAAAGGCATCATCAAAACTACCTTTCAGCCACCCAGCCGTGGGAGGCGTCCAAGGCTGCCTAACAAGGCCTCTCTTCACCTTCTTCACACGAGCACATACGATGAGCATACGTACGAGCCTGAAAGCCTCATCATTACAAAAGTAGCATCCATTCGGAACAAACACCCTCTTAGATCTCAAAGCAGAAATAGTAGTAAGATCGAGGAACAAACTTTCCATAAATAAACTTTAATCTTACCCGGGACTGCAGAAAACCATGTCTTCTTCCAGAAATCTATCGTCTCACTAGTTGTCAACCCAGACACATCTCCATGAACCAACCTCTGAGCAACTTGGTAAGCAAACTTGGTCGTAAAATGACCCTTATTATCAAATGTCAAATCAAATGATCACCAGAACCTCGCTGACTAATTGAAATCTCCAAAATCAACTGCACATCCTCAGGAAGAAAATGTTCCTCCAACATAACCTGGTTCCAACCCCTGCTATCTGTGATGAAATACTCACCAACCCACACCTGCTATCCATCCTCCCCAGAGGCCGAAAGTCCCACGGTCTAGGGAGCCAATGAGCCTCCCATGTGTCCAAACTAGCCCCATCTCCTATCTACCTACGGGTTCCACGAAT
This genomic interval carries:
- the LOC126803074 gene encoding dirigent protein 22-like; amino-acid sequence: MSSFQFFTLFTIFSTLFFSIDGVLIRQFFKADQKKAETSHLHFFFHDILSGKTPTAVRIIGSPNNSSFGTTLMIDDALTEKQDPTSKIIGRAQGFYSVAAQQETAFLMVMNFVFVEGNYKGSSLSILGRNPVLNDVREMPIVGGTGLFRFARGYVLAHTVWFDANTRDAIVEYNVYVSQTS